In one Limosilactobacillus oris genomic region, the following are encoded:
- the cydD gene encoding thiol reductant ABC exporter subunit CydD, whose protein sequence is MIDRELFQLAGAKSISRKLAGLDVLQAFLIVGQALALSAVITQLWQGHALNWPPLLAFAVCFTGRQLLNLLSERWLDYYAGQTAQVLRRRLLSKLFQQGPALVQAQGTGSMITMVLDGVAEVRQYIKLIFSKTLTMMIVPVIVLIAAGFLDLRSAIILLIMYPLIVMFMIILGKAAQAKAEKQFGNFQKLSNNFIDSLRGIATLKYLGLSKRYSRSIFNSSEHFRERTMRVLKIAMLSTFALDFFTTLSIAVIAVYLGFDLIKGKIDLYPALAVLILAPEYFLPIRNFASDFHATLNGKNSFKRIHQLINRPVAPTADLSLHEWQAEDELKLDQIQFKYPNGVAIAPLSLSIRGYQKVGIIGMSGAGKTTLINLLSGFLTPTAGQITIQGQAAATLDIPDWRKQLLYIPQNPYVFTATLRENIAFYTPDVNDEQVLQAIKVVGLEDLLADLPDGLDTVIGSGRRVLSGGQAQRIALARAFLDKQRRVMIFDEPTAHLDIETELDLKKRMLPLMDHRLVFFATHRLHWMKEMDYILVMNHGRLVGQGTFADLQQHNEYFQQLMKEMRGED, encoded by the coding sequence ATGATTGATCGAGAGCTATTTCAACTCGCGGGAGCTAAATCAATCAGTCGGAAGCTTGCGGGACTGGATGTTCTGCAGGCTTTTTTGATTGTTGGACAAGCGCTGGCACTGAGCGCCGTGATCACGCAATTATGGCAGGGACATGCGCTAAACTGGCCGCCGCTGCTGGCGTTTGCGGTGTGCTTCACCGGCCGCCAGCTCTTGAACTTGCTGAGTGAACGCTGGTTAGACTATTACGCGGGGCAGACCGCGCAGGTATTACGCCGCCGGTTGCTGTCCAAGCTCTTCCAACAGGGCCCCGCGTTAGTGCAAGCGCAGGGGACGGGGAGCATGATTACGATGGTCCTTGACGGGGTGGCGGAAGTCCGTCAGTACATCAAGCTAATCTTTTCAAAGACCCTGACGATGATGATTGTGCCGGTGATTGTCCTGATTGCGGCCGGCTTCTTAGACCTGCGTTCGGCAATTATCCTGCTGATTATGTATCCGTTAATCGTAATGTTTATGATTATTCTCGGGAAGGCGGCCCAGGCGAAGGCGGAGAAGCAGTTTGGCAACTTCCAGAAATTATCAAATAATTTTATTGATTCACTGCGGGGAATTGCGACCCTGAAGTACTTGGGCCTGAGCAAACGCTATTCCAGAAGCATTTTCAATTCGAGCGAGCACTTCCGGGAACGGACGATGCGGGTGTTGAAGATTGCCATGCTGTCAACTTTTGCACTGGACTTCTTCACGACCCTTTCGATTGCGGTAATTGCGGTTTATCTCGGTTTTGACCTGATTAAGGGGAAAATCGACTTATATCCCGCCCTCGCCGTCTTAATCTTGGCGCCGGAATATTTCTTGCCAATTCGCAACTTTGCCAGCGACTTCCATGCGACCCTCAACGGGAAAAATTCGTTTAAACGGATTCACCAGTTGATTAACCGGCCGGTGGCCCCAACGGCTGACCTTTCCCTGCATGAATGGCAGGCGGAGGACGAATTAAAGCTGGACCAGATTCAGTTTAAGTACCCGAATGGGGTTGCTATCGCGCCCCTGTCATTAAGCATTCGTGGCTACCAGAAGGTCGGCATTATTGGGATGAGCGGCGCCGGGAAGACGACCCTGATCAACCTGCTCAGCGGTTTCTTGACCCCTACCGCGGGCCAAATTACCATCCAGGGGCAGGCCGCGGCCACCCTCGATATCCCTGACTGGCGCAAACAGCTGCTCTATATTCCACAAAACCCGTACGTCTTTACGGCGACCCTGCGGGAAAATATCGCCTTTTACACTCCGGACGTTAACGATGAGCAGGTCTTGCAGGCAATCAAGGTGGTTGGCTTAGAGGACCTCCTTGCCGACCTGCCAGACGGATTGGACACTGTAATCGGCAGCGGCCGCCGGGTGCTGTCCGGTGGTCAGGCCCAGCGGATTGCCTTAGCCCGGGCCTTCCTGGATAAACAGCGGCGGGTCATGATCTTTGACGAACCGACTGCCCACCTGGATATTGAAACCGAGTTAGACTTGAAGAAGCGGATGCTGCCGCTGATGGATCACCGGCTGGTATTTTTCGCTACCCACCGGCTGCACTGGATGAAAGAGATGGATTATATTTTGGTGATGAATCATGGCCGGTTAGTTGGGCAGGGGACCTTTGCTGATCTCCAGCAGCACAATGAATACTTCCAGCAGTTGATGAAAGAAATGCGGGGTGAAGACTAG
- the cydB gene encoding cytochrome d ubiquinol oxidase subunit II, which produces MSFLQILWFILIGVLFAGFFFLDGFDYGVGMAVGTLAHNEGERTQLIRSIGPVWDGNEVWLITAGGAMFASFPYWYATLFSGYYLILLLILVSLILRGVSFEFRAKSSDSKKPIWDRIMVWSSFFAPFLFGVMFISMIKGMPIDAAGNIHAHFFDYFNWFSIVGGIALALLTYLHGLNYITLKTKGPISERSQNYAQALYWVLYVGEVVFALLLLFQTDFLAVHPIATLACLVLIVGFSVWAHISTFKNKQGQAFTASGLTLIALVALIFCGLFPRVMISSISSKFDLMIQSASSSNYTLIVMTIATVILVPCVLAYTVWAYWIFRKRIAMPRVGEANY; this is translated from the coding sequence ATGTCATTTCTGCAAATCTTATGGTTTATCCTGATTGGCGTCCTGTTTGCGGGCTTCTTCTTCCTGGATGGCTTCGATTATGGGGTCGGTATGGCTGTTGGCACGCTTGCACACAACGAAGGTGAACGGACGCAGCTGATCCGGTCAATTGGCCCGGTCTGGGACGGCAATGAGGTATGGCTAATCACCGCTGGTGGTGCCATGTTCGCGTCATTCCCGTACTGGTACGCAACCCTGTTTTCTGGTTACTACCTGATTCTACTGCTGATTTTGGTCAGCTTGATTCTCCGGGGTGTTTCCTTCGAGTTCCGGGCGAAGAGTTCTGATAGCAAGAAGCCGATTTGGGACCGGATTATGGTCTGGTCCAGCTTCTTTGCTCCTTTCCTCTTCGGGGTGATGTTCATCTCGATGATCAAGGGGATGCCAATTGATGCCGCGGGCAATATCCATGCCCACTTCTTTGACTACTTTAACTGGTTCTCAATCGTTGGCGGGATTGCCCTGGCACTGCTGACCTACCTGCATGGTCTAAACTACATTACTTTGAAGACCAAGGGCCCGATCTCTGAACGGTCCCAGAACTATGCTCAGGCACTCTACTGGGTACTGTACGTTGGTGAAGTAGTCTTCGCACTGCTCCTATTGTTCCAGACCGACTTCCTGGCGGTTCACCCAATCGCCACGCTGGCATGCCTGGTTCTGATCGTCGGCTTCTCTGTTTGGGCCCACATTTCGACCTTTAAGAACAAGCAGGGGCAAGCATTTACGGCGAGCGGCTTAACCTTGATTGCGCTGGTTGCACTGATTTTCTGTGGACTCTTCCCACGGGTAATGATTTCTTCAATCAGCAGCAAGTTTGATTTGATGATTCAGAGTGCATCCTCATCCAATTACACCTTAATTGTGATGACGATTGCCACGGTTATTTTGGTACCATGCGTCTTGGCATACACGGTCTGGGCTTACTGGATTTTCCGGAAGCGGATCGCTATGCCACGCGTAGGGGAGGCAAATTATTAA